DNA from Candidatus Zixiibacteriota bacterium:
AAATCCAAAGTGTACTTGCGAAAACCGATTAATCCTGCAATTAATGGAATAAATATAGAAAATATACTTAACGCACCCAAGATATTATAAATATTCATCTCAAAATATTCAATTCATTCTGCGACGAACAGAAAGGCGGACACAAAACAGAATGTTGAGCTATTTCACCATCGGTTATGTCATCGCCTTGAGAGTCAATGCCAATAAGCACAAGTTCGGGCCTGCCATCATCATGCAAACCGTAATAGATGCGGATACCGATGCAACCAGCCTGATTGAGAATAGAAATCAAAGTGGTTTTTCTGAAACTGTGCGCAACGATACTTTTATAATGCAGATCACTATTATTAATGTCTTCATTCATAGCAATTCTTTGGAACTGTTTAGTTAGCTTAGCTGCTTCAGCCAAACTGATTTTGTGATCAGTGTTCTCATTAAAATCCATATTTCTCCTCAACCCCTATTTTTAATGAATTATTATAATAAGTATATTTAACAATTTATTTCTCGTTTGATATTTTAAACATGAAATTCTTCATAAAAGCACATATTTATAGAATGCTCTGGCATATTCCTAAAAATAAAAATAGGGAAATTAGCCAGTAATGTCAATGAATAAATAAACATGGAGTTTCCCCGATTTTTTTATACAACTACAGATCAAGACCCCTGCGGTCTTGACTTATTATCTATATGGGCGGTACACGTCCTCTTGTACCTCTTAGCTACTTTGCAGCAGAAGAGGACGTCTGCCAAGCCACAATAACAAGATTTGGGCAAGTATAAGTTTACAGGAAATTACTTTCATCAACAACAGTAGGTGAAGACCTTTGCGCTTTTGATTATTCCGGATGCGTTTATGTCAAAACCACAAGGATTTTAACCTACTTTTTACAAACAGCTTATATGTAGGCCAATTAACCCGACAGTAAGCATTAGGCAGAAGATAAAATCAAAACATCAACTTAGTACCTGCCCGGGATATAGAATGATCGCCATATTTATCCTTCAGCCGGTCAACCACTCGGTTGATAATCAGCATTTTGCCGTCGGGATTGGCAAGCAGGTCGGGCTGAATATCATCAATTCTTTTTTCAAGCTTTGATACAGAGACGCCAATCAAACGAATCGGACGTTCGATGAAGCGGTTTTTTTCGAGAATATATCGAGCGATTTGGTAGATAACTTCATCGCAATCGATTGGTCTTTGAATTGTGTTAGCGCGGGTAATCAATTTCATGTCCGAGTACTTAATTTTCAGGGTAATCGTGCGGCATTTATAGCCGGCGTTTCGGAGACGTCGGGAAACTTTTTCGCATAGATACAATAGCATCCCGTTTATTCGATTCGGATTGATAACATCCGTCTCGAAAGTATGCTCATGCCCCATTGATTTATCCTCGCGGCGGCACTCAGTCGGATTGATTTCATCCTCGCCGATGCCGTTCGCCATATCCCGTAATGAATCGCCGACGATGCCGAAATATTTTTTCAATCGGTGTTTTGGAAATTTAGCCAGGTCGGCGATAGTCTTGATGCCGATTTTTAAAAATGCCTTCTCCGATTGGGGACCTACTCCCCAGAGGTTTCTTATCGGCTGGGGCCAGAGAAATTCTTTTTCGTGGCCGGGTTCGATTATCGTTAATCCGTCGGGCTTGTTTACTCCCGTTGCCATCTTGGCGACAAACCTTACGGCGGCTATACCAATCGAGGCGGTTAGCTTCTGGCTGTTCCATATTCGGCGTTTTATTTCCAGCGCGAGCTGTTTTTTCCCATCGTACCTGAGGGTTGTTTTGGTTATGTCTAAAAACGCCTCGTCAATCGAGAACGGCTCGACCTGCGGCGAAAAATCGCTGAGTATTTTCATTATCTCTAACGAGACATGGGTATATTTGCCGGTGGATGTTTGGATAAATTCGCCATCGGGGCACAGCTTCTTTGCCATCGCGGATGACATCGCCGAATGCACGCCATATTTGCGCGCTTCATACGAGCAGGTTGAGACCACGCCCCTGCTCTCCGGCGGTCCGCCGATTATCACCGGCTTGCCCTTAAGATGCGGATGGTGCGCCTGTTCGATTGAGGCAAAGAAGGCATCCATATCGATATGCAG
Protein-coding regions in this window:
- the dinB gene encoding DNA polymerase IV, which encodes MNSKQKFCVNDRGRKKHGNNSRKQRRIILHIDMDAFFASIEQAHHPHLKGKPVIIGGPPESRGVVSTCSYEARKYGVHSAMSSAMAKKLCPDGEFIQTSTGKYTHVSLEIMKILSDFSPQVEPFSIDEAFLDITKTTLRYDGKKQLALEIKRRIWNSQKLTASIGIAAVRFVAKMATGVNKPDGLTIIEPGHEKEFLWPQPIRNLWGVGPQSEKAFLKIGIKTIADLAKFPKHRLKKYFGIVGDSLRDMANGIGEDEINPTECRREDKSMGHEHTFETDVINPNRINGMLLYLCEKVSRRLRNAGYKCRTITLKIKYSDMKLITRANTIQRPIDCDEVIYQIARYILEKNRFIERPIRLIGVSVSKLEKRIDDIQPDLLANPDGKMLIINRVVDRLKDKYGDHSISRAGTKLMF